One Rissa tridactyla isolate bRisTri1 chromosome 1, bRisTri1.patW.cur.20221130, whole genome shotgun sequence DNA segment encodes these proteins:
- the LOC128918440 gene encoding claudin-8-like isoform X1 — MACCVLQITGLIFGGVGMVGTLATTIMPQWRVSAHIDSNIVVFETIWEGLWMDCVSHLGIRLQCKFYDSVLALPQPLEAFRALMCIAVILSIISFLMAIVGVKYTHRTKEDPRGISVFILAAGVAFLLTGILVLIPVSWTAGSIIHDFYDPKVPTPLKRELGAALYVGWVSAALLIAAGAMYCSFWCWADASAKSRKVSPFYGNEEWHGSSSSQESLREEEQHMAGLEGRQLLCNSTIALP, encoded by the exons GAGGCGTCGGCATGGTCGGGACTTTGGCAACCACAATTATGCCACAGTGGAGAGTTTCTGCCCACATTGATAGCAACATCGTGGTGTTTGAGACCATCTGGGAAGGACTGTGGATGGACTGTGTCAGTCATCTGGGCATCAGGCTGCAGTGCAAATTCTACGATTCTGTCCTGGCTCTCCCGCAACCCTTGGAGGCATTCAGAGCACTCATGTGCATTGCAGTGATCTTGTCAATCATTTCCTTTTTGATGGCTATTGTTGGCGTGAAGTACACTCACAGGACCAAGGAGGATCCCCGGGGCATCAGTGTCTTCATACTGGCAGCTGGAGTTGCCTTTCTCCTGACGGGCATCCTCGTTCTTATCCCTGTGTCCTGGACCGCAGGTAGCATCATTCACGACTTCTATGATCCGAAAGTCCCTACACCACTGAAACGAGAACTAGGAGCTGCTCTCTATGTGGGCTGGGTGAGCGCTGCACTTCTCATCGCTGCGGGAGCAATGTACTGTAGCTTCTGGTGCTGGGCTGATGCATCTGCAAAATCCAG AAAAGTGTCACCATTTTATGGGAATGAGGAATGGcatgggagcagcagcagccaagagTCTCTCAGAGAAGAGGAACAGCATATGGCTGGACTGGAAGGAAGGCAGCTGCTGTGCAATAGCACCATTGCTCTCCCCTAA
- the LOC128918440 gene encoding claudin-8-like isoform X2 yields MACCVLQITGLIFGGVGMVGTLATTIMPQWRVSAHIDSNIVVFETIWEGLWMDCVSHLGIRLQCKFYDSVLALPQPLEAFRALMCIAVILSIISFLMAIVGVKYTHRTKEDPRGISVFILAAGVAFLLTGILVLIPVSWTAGSIIHDFYDPKVPTPLKRELGAALYVGWVSAALLIAAGAMYCSFWCWADASAKSRYPSLSRHRLHKPDSAGGPSPSVHAYV; encoded by the coding sequence GAGGCGTCGGCATGGTCGGGACTTTGGCAACCACAATTATGCCACAGTGGAGAGTTTCTGCCCACATTGATAGCAACATCGTGGTGTTTGAGACCATCTGGGAAGGACTGTGGATGGACTGTGTCAGTCATCTGGGCATCAGGCTGCAGTGCAAATTCTACGATTCTGTCCTGGCTCTCCCGCAACCCTTGGAGGCATTCAGAGCACTCATGTGCATTGCAGTGATCTTGTCAATCATTTCCTTTTTGATGGCTATTGTTGGCGTGAAGTACACTCACAGGACCAAGGAGGATCCCCGGGGCATCAGTGTCTTCATACTGGCAGCTGGAGTTGCCTTTCTCCTGACGGGCATCCTCGTTCTTATCCCTGTGTCCTGGACCGCAGGTAGCATCATTCACGACTTCTATGATCCGAAAGTCCCTACACCACTGAAACGAGAACTAGGAGCTGCTCTCTATGTGGGCTGGGTGAGCGCTGCACTTCTCATCGCTGCGGGAGCAATGTACTGTAGCTTCTGGTGCTGGGCTGATGCATCTGCAAAATCCAGGTATCCGTCGCTTTCCCGTCACAGATTGCACAAACCTGACTCTGCAGGAGGGCCATCCCCAAGCGTGCATGCCTACGTGTAG